The window CAAGCGGAACAAGCATTGAAACGGACGATTCTTTTACTTGCGCCCGTTTTTCTTCCGAGAACATCGGACGCCCGAAGAATGTGAGGGCCACCGCCCTGAACATATAAAATGCCGTCAGGCCGGCGGTTATAAAACCTATAAGCCATAACCCAACGTGCCCCCTTGAATAGACCTGCCAGAGGATCTCGTCCTTGCTAAAGAACCCGGCAAACGGGTATATGCCGGATATCGCAAGCGAGGCCACAAAGAATACCGCAAATGTCCCGGGGAGGTATTTCTTGAGTCCTCCCATCTTGAACATATCCTGCTCATGATGAAGCGCATGGATAACCGAGCCCGCTCCCAAAAATAGCGCCGCCTTGAAGAACGCGTGGGTGACGACGTGAAAAATGCCCGCTCCGAACGCCCCCACCCCTTCCGCAAGAAACATATAGCCGAGCTGTGAGATGGTGGAATAGGCAAGGACCTTTTTAATATCTTTTTGCACAAGGCCCATAGTTGCCGCAAAGATCGCGGTTGCGGCGCCTGTGTAGGCCACAAGATTAAGGGCCTCCGGCGAAAGTATGTAAACAAAGTTAAGTCTCGCAACCATATAAACGCCTGCGGTGACCATTGTGGCGGCATGGATGAGTGCCGAGACGGGTGTCGGACCCGCCATGGCGTCGGGGAGCCATATATATAGAGGTATCTGGGCCGATTTTCCGCAGGCGCCTATGAAAAGCGCTATGCAAACAGGGGTTGCTATCGGGAGCAGGAACGCGGAATTTCTCTCGAGCGTTGCAAAGTTGAATATGTCCGGTCCCACTATCGCCTCGCCCTCAAGCATCCTCCAGATCAAGAGAAGGCCTATAATGAATCCAAGGTCCCCTATCCTGTTAACAACGAACGCCTTCATCCCCGCTCGCGCCTTTTCAATGTCGGTGAACCAGAAGCCTATTAATAGATAGGAACAGAGTCCAACCCCTTCCCAACCTATGAACATTAAAATTAGGTTATCAGCAAGGACCAGGATAAGCATGAAGAATAAAAATAGGTTCAGCTCCGCAAAATAGCGCGAGTATGCGCTATCGCCGTGCATATAACCTATCGAATATATATGGATAAGGCTTCCGACACCCGTCACAACCATCGCCATTACCATCGAAAGCTGATCGGCCCTGAAACATATGTCAACGCTCCAGCCCTTGAACGCGATGAATTTGTATAAAGGACCCGTTATTGCGACCGGTTCGGCACCTTCAAAACCGGTTAGCGTCCAAAAGACGGCCAAGATAGAAAGGAACGAGAGTACGGGCCCAACGACCCCAAAGAAACTCGACCATGAAGGGGGAGCCTTAAAGAACGAAAGGAGCCAGTTGATGACACTCGTAATAAGCGGGAGCAGGACGACAAGCGTAATGAGCCCTTCTATCGTGATGTTCTTTATTAAGAATTCCAGCATCAGTTCTTAAGTTCGCCCCATTTGCCGATATCTATCGTACCCTTAGACCTGTAAAGAGATACTATAATGGCAAGTCCCACCGCCGCCTCACAGGCGGCCAGAACAAAGTTGAGAATAACGATCGCCTCGCCGTCCAAAGAGCCGCTCATCTTAGAAAACGCCACAAACGCGATATTTACGGCCGAGAGCATCAATTCAATGGACATTAGGAGAACGAGCAGATTTCTGCGGATGAGGACCCCAAAAAGGCCCACGCAAAATATTATTAGGCTCAATATTAGGTAGTTCACTAAGGGCGTGAATTAAACGGATTTTATGCCGAATGCAACTAAAATGTATTTAATTGCCCCCTGCCTCAACAGTTACGTCAAAGTCAGAGTGATTTTCTAAAGTCTGGCATGCGTACGGCGGGCTAACCGTCCCCTTAAATATCACTAAATACGTTCCATAAGGGGTCCCCTCTTGAGCGGTGAGCTGAACCTGTTTTGAAAGCGGGCCCTGTGTAAGTAACGAAACCTCGTCAACAGGGGTAAGTACAAAACCGCCCGGATTAGGGGGATTACCCTGCGTTGTCAAAGAGAGACTAATCGGCGCGTTCGAATAACCATCGTTTCCGGACACACTCACATCGAAAGTTAGGCTCTCCCCCGGAGACATCGTTATTTGTTTTGCGTAAGGATCATTGCCCGCTAGGGTAACATCCATATTCCAGGACCCCATACACCCTGACGAAGAGCCGGAAATGACAAGTTCTTCTACTCCATATGATGCGGTTGCCTCGATATTATTTTCTGCCAATTCGCATACGCCTTCCTCGGCAGTGCCGCCATTTGCATAACAGTAACTAGTAACATTCCGGTCATCGATAGATCCATTTTCATTCCACATGCAGTTATGGGGACTCGTTCCGCCTCTTTTTGTGGGCCAGAGGTAGTAAGAGGTTTCGCATTCTTCTTTGGATGTGAGCTCGCCGCAATTCTTACGCACAACCGCGCCATGACATTTGTTA of the Deltaproteobacteria bacterium CG11_big_fil_rev_8_21_14_0_20_49_13 genome contains:
- a CDS encoding NADH-quinone oxidoreductase subunit L, with product MLEFLIKNITIEGLITLVVLLPLITSVINWLLSFFKAPPSWSSFFGVVGPVLSFLSILAVFWTLTGFEGAEPVAITGPLYKFIAFKGWSVDICFRADQLSMVMAMVVTGVGSLIHIYSIGYMHGDSAYSRYFAELNLFLFFMLILVLADNLILMFIGWEGVGLCSYLLIGFWFTDIEKARAGMKAFVVNRIGDLGFIIGLLLIWRMLEGEAIVGPDIFNFATLERNSAFLLPIATPVCIALFIGACGKSAQIPLYIWLPDAMAGPTPVSALIHAATMVTAGVYMVARLNFVYILSPEALNLVAYTGAATAIFAATMGLVQKDIKKVLAYSTISQLGYMFLAEGVGAFGAGIFHVVTHAFFKAALFLGAGSVIHALHHEQDMFKMGGLKKYLPGTFAVFFVASLAISGIYPFAGFFSKDEILWQVYSRGHVGLWLIGFITAGLTAFYMFRAVALTFFGRPMFSEEKRAQVKESSVSMLVPLVLLGVLSATGGWMGKSMHSFLEPVFAAAAFEVADKHESLEHIMAVISVLWAVHWAFVAWIIYVQRPSWPVAVAAKFKRTYKLVYNKYYIDEIYSFLFVRPIEWFSENILWKGVDIPLIDNAGVNGGARSVGFLGELVAKAQTGLTPHYIFFMVIGVSLVVGWLVF
- a CDS encoding NADH-quinone oxidoreductase subunit NuoK; this translates as MNYLILSLIIFCVGLFGVLIRRNLLVLLMSIELMLSAVNIAFVAFSKMSGSLDGEAIVILNFVLAACEAAVGLAIIVSLYRSKGTIDIGKWGELKN